GTTCCTGAAAATATTTATTTTTACTCCACTCTATAACATCACCCGGCGTGCGAAATGTAATCGCGGTTTCTCCGTCTTGAAATCGCAATATTTCCTGATGCTGAAAAGATTCTTTTTCTTCAGAATTATTAAAATTAGGTTTTTCAAAATTCATACATTAAAAATTAATTGTACCTCTTTATAGTAGCAGATTAAAAACGAAATATAAATGAATTTTACTTCCCGTGGAGAGTGTTTAGATCTGATGAGGTCTGGCTTTGTAGGGTTTAGAGAACTTAGGTATTTCATTAGACACCACACGCTTATATGAAATATAATAGATATGCTATAATTTAGTTAAATAGTATGTCTAAAGAAAAAATACCAAAAATTGAAGATGTTGCGAATAAAGAAAATTGGGAAGATGCCAATGTAACATACGAATTTAAAGATGGTAAGTATATAGTGGGAAGGATAGAAATAACTGGATTAGAATACTTATCCAAATTTGAAATGACTTCCGAGGAGGAAGATAAGTTTTTTAATGCTATATATAAATTATTTGCTTTAAATAATTTTAATCTGGAAGAAAAAGAGGTTGAACAAGATATAGGAAGAGAACAACCTATACGAAAATTGGTAAGAAAAATTACAATTAATTTTTCGCCTGAAGCTCCAAAAAAGTGGTACCAAGAACACAAAAAGGAATTAGTGATTACTGGTAAATGGAATCAAAGTGGTCAAAATATTAAGCCTGACCCCTCAATTTTAGATAAGCAGAAAGAGTTGAAAGATATGTATCCAGATACATACCCTGGGGAATATAAAGACCCTTCAGAAGGGTTTATGGAAGAATATACAGGAAGTGTTACTATTTATCCAAATAATATTTCAGATAAATCTGAATTATATATAACTACTTTTCATGAGCTGGCTCATGTAACTCAAAAATGGCAGGGTAGAAGTTTCATGTTAAATACGCCTATTGGCGCAAAATACGGAGAAGAACCTCACGAGGTTGAGGCTGAAAATGTAGGCAAAAAATTTGCAGAAATGTTATTAGAATCAAAAAATAACAAAAAACATAAAACTAAATTTAAAAAAAGATAAAAACAGTAAATAAAATAATAGCCCTTAAAGGGGCTATTATTTTTTAGGTTAAAAATTAGGTGTCTCGGTCTGTAAAACTTGCTAAATATAAATATTTATGATATATAAAGACAAACCTCCAGAGCTTGTTGTAGTCATTATACCTCGCAATTTAGGGAATTGCGAGGGCTCATTATACCGTGCTTAAAAGGAGTGCGGTATCGACAAGCAAAGGAGATAAGCCATGTCCGAAAAATACGTAGAGAACCCAAGCAACTTGAATAAATTCGATCTGGTGCAAAGCGGAAGAATAGAATTGGGAGTAATAGTCAGCGATCCCTTTTCTGTGAGCTGGCATGAACATGGTCCAATAGGTGATCCTAGTTCTTATGCTCTCGTAAACGATAACATGGTCGTTGTTTGGCTTCCTCTGGAATCACGCACAGAGCTTTGCAGAATTGATAATCTGAATCTACTTAGCGTAGATATTGAAGATCTAAAACAGCGTTTTTCTGACCTTGTGTCAGATGCGTTGTTGGATGCTCATAGGCTTCGCGCAGCTGCCGATGCGATAGGTGAAAAGAAAGCATAGTTAGTTCTTTCTACAGCCCTCTATTAGAGGGCTGTTTTTTGTTATTGTTCCACAAAAATACTATTCTAATGTAATCTTCTCCGGAGATAAATCTTCAAACTGTTCTTTTGAGTAAACACCGATACCTCTTAGCTGATTTTCCTCTCGTGTACTTGTTGTAAAAAGAGTAATGTGAGGCAGTGGAACTTCCAGATCAAGTCCTAGGATCAAATTTAACTGCGTATAAAATGTGGCGATATCCGACAAATCTATTAACTGGATATAGGATTCTCTTATTTCTGGCTGCCCTTCATCACTCTTGCTATCTTCCTCTTCGTAGTTTTTAGTGATGTGATAATATTCGGGTTTGAAAGAAAAAGACTAATTTAAATCTTGTGCGAGTTGTTCGATTTTGTTTAACAGTTGTTTCTTTTTGTCTTCGGGGAATAAATTTAATTTTTCTAAAATAGCTTCACCGGTTCTGCTTCCAATTAAAGTGAGATGGAATTCACTCTTCTCAGAAAGCCCTTCAATTTCTGCCTGGTTCAAGACGGTAAAGGCTTCTCGGGATGTTTTTAGGGTTAAAAATTAGGTGTCTTGGTCGGATAGAATTATTCCAATTTATTTCGAACCACCTTCTCTTTCGCCTCGGATTCTATCTCTTGCCAATCCTCTTCACTAAAATGCCTTTCGTCACCCTCACGACGATAGTAATGCAGCCAATTTGTATTTTCTGAATATTTTTTATACATAACATTCAGCAAATTAGAGCTCACAGGATTAAGACCGAGTTGGCGCTCAATTTCCTCTACCTTTTCTACACTATTTGATTCTATTTCTGCTGTGTATCCATAGCCGGTTACATTTTGTATATCTATTTGAGTATCTGCATCTATCTTATACAATTTTCTTCTGCTAGTCCAAATGGAGGTTTCTTTGGGCCCTAACTTGTATAATGCTTTGGAACATTCATACACATAGTCCCCATCAACAACAACATTGATCTCTACACGTTCTACATCATGCAACGGATTCTCACTCGCTTTAAATGTAAGCTCAATACTCTGAATAATATTATTTTCATCCAATCTCCCTCTAAGTCGAAGCTGTATGCGTATATCATCGGGAAGATGTGTTAACTGCTTTATTAAACTATCTACTCCCGCCATATAGTCAAAATTGAGTTTTTCCGCAAATTCCAAGGCCTGCTCTTTATTCATGGACTCATAAAAACGAGAGTCCTCATGATATTCTCCTATCATCTTGGTATTAGGAAAAAGAGATACTATTTTATCTTCTAACTTTTCTAGATCTTCTTCGGAAGCTAGTAAATATTTACGCTCTATTTCTAAGCTGGGTTCGCGTTCTTTTGGATTAACTTCTGCTTCTTTTTTAGGAAATGATTCATCCATATATTTTTATTACTTTTAATACCCTCCCGGTCACTTGCCCGTCCGTCCTTTGACGGGAACTAGCACATGAGTGTTGCCTCGCAGGGATTCCGGGCTTCGCCCTAGAACCCTCGCTCTCTTCGTTCGCTCTTTGAAACCCCTCGGTTTCAACGCTATGCGCCTAAAGGCGCAAAACGGCATCCGCCACAGGGAACCGCGGTTCCCCGACCCCCTCCGCAGGTTCGAATCCCTGCTGTCAAAAAACCAGTATAATTTTAGCGGGATTAAACCCGCTAAAATTAACTATGTTGCCTCGCAGGGATTCGAACCCCAGTTTTCGGTTCCAGAGACCGACGTTCTACCACTGAACTACGAGGCAATATGTACAAATTTTTTAAAAACTTCTCTTCAACTACGGGGCAATGAACATTTTGTATCTTACCTTAATCAATATTCTTTATCAAGAAAAAGCCCCACAAAAAATGCGAGGCTCGTGCCGGAGGCGGGATTTGAACCCGCACGCTCATAGAGCAACGGAGTTTAAGTCCGTCATGTCTGCCTATTCCACCACTCCGGCAAGGAACAAAGTTTTCTGCTTCGCATAAACATTTATGCGAAGTTTCGTGCGCGCGGCTGGGATTGAACCAGCGACCTCCTGCGTGTAAGGCAGGCGCTCTTCCGCTAAGCTACGCGCGCAGTTTGCGAAGTGAAATAATCACTTCTTTTTCTTATCTCTTTTTTCCTTGATGAGGAATCCCCGCCTCGCGCCTTCCGCGCGGGAAAGAGGAAATGGTTTGCCGTCATTTGCGGCAACAATTTCTTCCGCCTCATGGCGGGGCATTCCGCGTTGAACCATTGCCTCAACCCACTCTTCGCGGGTTAAGACCTGTACTTCGTTATCACTCATCTTCACTCCTTTCTTTCTTGTACTTAGGGCAGACACGTGCCGCGCCTTCTACCCCTCCCGCAACACGGTCTTTCGTATTCTCCCGACAATAATCACACTGTATGACATGCCGGAACATTCTTTCATTTTCTTGGCGCGCCTCACGCACCTGTTCCGCGAGTGTCTTTTGCATTGTTACCTCCATACTCATACAAGGAACCGTCTCGTGCCCCCGGCAGGATTTGAACCTGCGACTTTCGGATTAGAAGTCCGATGCTCTATCCGGACTGAGCTACAAGGGCGTAGTATCCCCTCGCCTCTATTTTAGAGGCGAGGGGTTCGTCCTCCTTCTCGTAAAGATACGGAAGGACACGTGGGTCGTCAGGGAATCGAACCCTGAACCTTCGGGTTAAAAGCCCGCTGCTCTGCCAATTGAGCTAACGACCCGTGTGTAGCCCGCTGTCATTTATGACAGCGGGCTTGCGTGCGCCCGGCTGGCTTTGAACCAGCGACCCCCACTTTATAAGAGTGGTGCTCTCACCAGACTGAGCTACGGGCGCCTATGAATCCTTTTCAGGACATAAAGCCACCACAGCGAGTTCAAGCGGTAGTTGCGGCAAGGGTGCCGTTTTCACACTATTGCTTGCTGTAATGAACTCGCGTATTATATCATAAATTTGTTTTTCCGTCAATTTTTGAGCCCCTAAAGAGGCGGTTTCCGCTTCTTCAGCTGTAAAATTAGCAGTAAGCATCTCTTTTGAAGACGGACTGAGTTTTAAAAGTAGTAATGTCCGCGCATACTCAATTACATTATTCGCAAACTGACGCATATCCCCTCCCTCTTTATTTAAATTATCTATAAACTTAATTGCTTCTTCTTTTTTTAGTTCCGCTATTAGGCCGGTGAAAGAGGCGATTTTTTCAAAATCTGTAACTCCAAGAAGAGAGCGAGCTTTTGTAGCATCTATATTTCCAACAGAAAGCACCTTGCCTAAAATACTTTCGGCATCACGCAAAGAACCTCCTGAAGCGGCAACTACAAGGCGAATAACATCGTCATCAAGTTTTTTATTCTCGCGTTTTATAAGATCACCCAATCTTGTGGTTATCTCTTCTGTGTTTAAATAACGAAAATCAAACCTCTGTGTTCTTGATATTATGGTGGGCAAAACCTTATGAGGCTCTGTTGTTGCCAGTACAAAAACCACATGCGCGGGAGGCTCTTCAAGTGTTTTCAAAAGCGCATTAAAAGCATCTTTTGATAACATGTGTACCTCGTCTATTAGATACACTTTGTACTTTCCTTTGTTGGGTGAAAATCTAACTGCCTCTTTCAACTCTCTTATATCATCTATACCCCTGTTTGACGCGGCGTCTATCTCTATCAGGTCAACAAAAATTCCCTCGTCTACTTCACGACAAACTTCGCATTTAGCGCATGCCTCACTTTTTTGCTCCACACAATTTAAAGTTTTCGCGAAAAGCCGTGCAGTTGTGGTCTTGCCCGTCCCTCGCGGTCCTGTAAACAAATAGGCATGGGCAACCTCATCCATCTTTACCGCGTTTTGAAGCGTTGTAATTACATGTTCCTGCCCAACAACTTCACTAAAAGTTTTCGGACGATATTTTCTATATAGTACTTTAGACATATAAATATTTATAAAGATTAAAATTTATTTACACAATATAATTTAAAATATCGTCCGAGGGAAGGGGTCGGGAAACGGAAGTTTCCCGTGGCGAATGTCGTTTTGCCCTGAGCTTGCCGAAGGACGACGGTCGCTATTTTCTATATAGTACCTTACTCATAGTCAAATATTATCACAAACGCGGAGCAAAAGAAAATCCCACTACTTACAGTAGCGGGATTAAAAATTAAAGAATAATATTTAGAGACTGGAAAAAAGCGTATCTTTCATTGAGCCCTTGTGCGGTCCTACCACAGCAAGCTGAAGGTTTGGTCCGAAAAAGACTTTAGGAACCAGGCCAACCACCTCTTTAGCGGTTACTCTTTCCCTGTTTTCCATCTCCTCTTTAGGAGTCGAGAAAGTGCCCGAGTACAAAAATTCCATAGCTAGCGAACTGGCAACAGAAGAACGGCTCTCGGATAAGCGAGAGAAACCAGACCTTAGCATGTTCTTTGCTTTGGCAAGCTCCCCTTCCGATATGCCGTGTTCCAATAAATTCGCGAACTCACGCCTTATAACCATAATGGTTTCCCCCACCTTAGATGGGTCTGTTCCCGCAGACACATAAGTAAACCCTGTATCTGTCGCCTGTTGGCTGGAGGAACTGACTGTATAGGCAAGGCCTCTGTTTTCACGAACTTCGCGAAAAAGCCTTGAACTCATGCCTTTGCCCAAAATGGTGGTTAAAAGATCCAGAGCCGGCACCTCAGGAGAACCGAAAGGAAATGATTTTGCCGCCAAAACAAAACTGCTTTGGGGTATGTCTTTGTACGCCACCGATACGCGTTCCACTTTTTTGTTTTCAAGCGGAGGCATTTGAGGGCGCTCCCCTTGTGGAACGTCAGCGTAAAACTCATTGAGTATTGCCAGGGCTTTGTTTTCAGGCGGCAGATTTCCCGCAACCACGATAACCAAATTATTGCGGTTGAAATATTTTCTGTGCCAATAACGAAGCTTGTCAGTAGTGGTACTTGCCACGGCTTCTCTTGTGCCTATCGTATT
The Candidatus Spechtbacterales bacterium genome window above contains:
- a CDS encoding pitrilysin family protein; the protein is MIDLRIIERKLDNGIPVLMVPMRGTGFFTHICAVRAGSRYESPKRNGISHLLEHMMFKGTKRRKTAHEIAVELSDMGASNNAFTNNEFIWFYVDALVEHFARVADIMSDQIINPIMRGSELEKEKLVVFQEMARSESDVGDVLGDMIMPMLYGDQPAGQNTIGTREAVASTTTDKLRYWHRKYFNRNNLVIVVAGNLPPENKALAILNEFYADVPQGERPQMPPLENKKVERVSVAYKDIPQSSFVLAAKSFPFGSPEVPALDLLTTILGKGMSSRLFREVRENRGLAYTVSSSSQQATDTGFTYVSAGTDPSKVGETIMVIRREFANLLEHGISEGELAKAKNMLRSGFSRLSESRSSVASSLAMEFLYSGTFSTPKEEMENRERVTAKEVVGLVPKVFFGPNLQLAVVGPHKGSMKDTLFSSL
- the dnaX gene encoding DNA polymerase III subunit gamma/tau, whose protein sequence is MSKVLYRKYRPKTFSEVVGQEHVITTLQNAVKMDEVAHAYLFTGPRGTGKTTTARLFAKTLNCVEQKSEACAKCEVCREVDEGIFVDLIEIDAASNRGIDDIRELKEAVRFSPNKGKYKVYLIDEVHMLSKDAFNALLKTLEEPPAHVVFVLATTEPHKVLPTIISRTQRFDFRYLNTEEITTRLGDLIKRENKKLDDDVIRLVVAASGGSLRDAESILGKVLSVGNIDATKARSLLGVTDFEKIASFTGLIAELKKEEAIKFIDNLNKEGGDMRQFANNVIEYARTLLLLKLSPSSKEMLTANFTAEEAETASLGAQKLTEKQIYDIIREFITASNSVKTAPLPQLPLELAVVALCPEKDS